The nucleotide sequence CCTCGATCGCGTCCGCCACATCGGGCTCGAACGACCAGAGCACGACGTCGTGGTCCTTGCGTGCGAGCAGGTCCGCCAGGGCCGTGCCCCAGCTTCCTGCACCAACGACTGCAATCCGTTCAGGCATCGGCGCGCGCCTTTCTCCGGAACCGGTGCTCCTCGCCGCGCAGCAGGCGCCGCACGTTGGCGCGGTGGGCGTAGATCACGAACGCGGCGAGGGCGAGCGAGAGGTAGAAGACCGGGTTGGCGCCCTGCATGAGCAGCACGACCCCCGGCAGCACGATGGCAGCCGTGATCGACGCGAGTGACACGTACCCGGTCGCGAACACGAGCAGCAGCCAGACCACCAGTCCGGCGAGCACGGCGATCGGTGCGAGGGCGAGGAAGACGCCGGCGCCGGTGGCTACGCCCTTGCCGCCGCGGAACCCCACGTAGATCGAGAAGACGTGACCGACGATGGCGGCTGCGCCGTATGCCAGCGGCCAGCCCCAGCCCGTGGCGCC is from Longimicrobiales bacterium and encodes:
- the plsY gene encoding glycerol-3-phosphate 1-O-acyltransferase PlsY translates to MMPWLLLVISYLLGATPTSYLVARRVRGIDLREHGSGNLGATNAFRVLGWKAATPIFIFDIFKGWLPAALFPLWDGATGWGWPLAYGAAAIVGHVFSIYVGFRGGKGVATGAGVFLALAPIAVLAGLVVWLLLVFATGYVSLASITAAIVLPGVVLLMQGANPVFYLSLALAAFVIYAHRANVRRLLRGEEHRFRRKARADA